A segment of the Panicum hallii strain FIL2 chromosome 1, PHallii_v3.1, whole genome shotgun sequence genome:
AGCTGAGGAGCCTTCCTTCGCACCCTCACTCTCATTTGAATCTGGTCAGCATTACAGGGTTTTATGGCCAGAAAGCTCAGCTTGAGTTGGCACTCCATATCTTAAGAAACTCCGCCACCCTCACTACTTAAAATAAGATTTGTAGGGACGGGTAAAAATTATTTTTTAGTAGTGGCTCAGGGCGATGAAGATAGATCCGAAGCCGATGGTTGCTGGCATCCATGGCTCTCTGTTTATGAAAGACGGGCTTTGTTTCTACGATGGCTATAGAGTTGCCAGGAAATACCTCCGCAAAGCGGACCATCGCGGTGTTGTTGGCTCGTAAAAGTTCGCCGTAGGGATGCCGAAAATGTTAATCCACGCCACCTGATTGACCCATTTTGGATTGCCGCGTTGGCTGAGGATGAATCATGAATGAGCGTCACTTGTATCGAACCCGGTCTCGTCTACCGGAAGAAGGACGGATGGTATGAACCCGTGTTCGCGATCGTCAGCGGCATGTACCTACCGCACAGACTTTTATAAAACTCGAAATTTCTATGCACCTTTTGATGATGTTTCAAGGGAACACCATCCATTCATGACTTTCCTCTCAGTTAAGAAGCTGATCTGTCCCCAATTCCAAAGGGTGCTTCACGGCCCAGATAGATGGGACCTCCGCGCAGGATGACCAGAAGGTTTCCGCTTTCACGACAGACAGCAGAGTAATCTTTCTTTAACATTAACCGATGCCGATGCAAAATAGAGGTATAAGACATCTTTCTTTAACAACAGCCGGTGCTAATTCaggagatgaatctattaagtctaattaattcatcattagcacatatttactttaGCACAATATGgtcaaatcatgaactaattagatttaatggattcgtctTGCAAATTAGCCTCCATTTGCACAATTGAATttgtaattaaactatatttaatattctAATTGGTGTCTAAACATCCGATGCGATGGGATTAAAGTTCAGTTTCGGGGAACCAAGGGGCCCTAAGTGCAGGCGGCTTTATGGTAAGCAACCACTAAATTCGAACCACTATGATCGAAAGTGGAGCGCATTTCTCGCCTGCCAGGAAGGCATCTACACCTCAGTGCAAAATAGAGATTCCAACGGGGCTATATCTATATCTATATAGGAAAAATTCTTTCTATACGTGCGTGTAGCTACTCCTACGTATGGATCTCATAAAACCCTACAGAAAGTATGTATGTGGAGTATAtgatcatactagaccatcCACGATGATATATATGTTGGATATGTACTCGTATATAGAATATGTGGATATATTAACTTTTATATACTAGTAGCtaaggtataattataatatatttagAAAATAGAGATAACCACCTAGCAACCAAAAGTTGGATGGATAATGCGGAGGGATAAGTTTACCCAGCAATAAGATGGCTACTGAGACGACGCCCAAGTCTTGAGTAAAAGGCAGCATGCTTGTTGGTGCCTAAACGAATTTAAAATAAAAGGCTAAAATGAATGCGAAAGGAATGCCATCAAAAGTACTAGCGCAGTTGGGGGAGTGATCCTTAAATTAAGCTCCCAATGACGACCCTCGCTGACCATCATTATCGTTGACGTTGACGAGGACCGCCTGATCAGGTACTGTACGTGCTTGCTTGATGCTCTTGTAGTGTGGTGACTGCCTGACTCGCCTCAACCGGCGCTCACCTCATGCACGCCCGCCATGGCGCAGGTGCGACGCAACAACCTCCGTCCGTGCATACGCCTCCTCCTGCTGCCACTTCTCGCCGTGACGGCCGTCTCCGCGGGAGCCTCGCCGGTGACGAGCGGCGATCTGTACGCGCTCTCCAAGCTCAAGTCCTCCCTGCTCTCCCGCAGCGCCCGCAACAGCACCTCGCTCGCCGACTGGGACgtcgcgacgccgccgccgccatcgtcgTCCCCGGCGGCGAGCCATCATTACTGCAACTTCTCCGGGGTCACCTGCGATGCCTCCGGCAACCGCGTCGTCGCCATCAATCTCACCGGCGTCCCTCTCCACGGCGGCGTGCTCCCAACCGAGGTCTCGCTGCTCGACGCTCTCGCCAGCCTCACCGTCGCCGCCTGCTCCCTGTCGGGCCCCATCCCCGCATCGCTCGCCTCGATGCCTCTCCTCCGGCACCTCAACCTCTCCACCAACAACATCTCCGGCTTCTTTCCGTCCGGACCGGAACCCTACTTCCCCTCCGCCGAGGTGATCGACGTCTACAACAACAGCCTCACCGGACCCCTGCCGCCTTTCGGCGGCGGCAGGTTGCGGCACCTGCACCTTGGCGAGAACTACTTCTCGGGCGGAATACCGGAGGAGTACGGCGCCTCCAAGCAGCTCGAGCACCTTGGGCTCAACGGCAACTTCCTATCCGGCCGCGTGCCACCGTCACTGTCGAGGCTCAAGAGACTAAAGGAGATGTATCTAGGTCACGACAACGTGTTCGACGGTGGCATCCCGTCGGAGTTCGGCGAGCTCGAGGCTCTCATCTCGCTTGACATGGCCCACTGCAATCTCACGGGACCTATCACTCCGGAGCTCGGCCGCCTCACTCGGCTCGAAACGCTCTACCTATATTCGAACAACTTGGTCGGGGAAATCCCGGCCGAACTCGGCAACCTCAAGAACCTCGTGAACATCGATCTCTCTTTCAACAAGCTTACCGGCGAGATACCTGCAAGCTTCGCCGGCCTAACCAGACTGAAACTGCTCAATCTGCATGGAAACGAACTCCAAGGTGTGATTCCGGAGTTCGTTGGGGAATTATCTCAGCTGGAAATCCTCCAAGCATGGGAAAACAATCTCACCGGGGAGCTCCCGGCCAACCTGGGCAAGAACGGCAGGCTGCTGACGCTGGATGTCACGGACAACCGGCTCACCGGCGCCATACCGCCCGGCCTCTGTGCCGGGAGGCGGCTTCAGTTTCTCTTTCTGATGCGGAACAAGCTTTCTGGGCCAATCCCCGAAGACCTCGGGAACTGCAAGACGCTTGCAAAAGTTCGCCTGAACAGCAACTTCCTCAATGGCTCCATTCCGGCCGGCCTTCTTGATCTTCCCATGAACAGCATGTTGGACTTGAGCGACAACTTGCTCTCAGGCGAGCTCCCGAAGGTGATCCCCAGTGCCGGGCTAGGCTTTTTGTCAGGGGCGTCCAACAGGTTATCCGGTCCTGTGCCGCCGGAGATCGGCCACCTCAAGAAGCTGTCCTTGCTCAACTTCAGCGCCAACGcgctcaccgccggcgtccCGGGAGAGCTCAGCCACTGCGAGTCGCTGACCGTGCTGGACCTCAGCCGCAACCAGCTGGCCGGTGAGATACCAACAGAGATCACGAATCTGAAGGTTCTGACAATGCTGAACCTGTCGAGGAACagcatctccggcgagcttcccctGGAGATCAGTAAGATGATCGGCCTCGGTGTCCTCGACGTGTCCTACAACAACCTCAGTGGCCGTGTGTTACAGTCGCAACTTCAGGGAGTGTTCGCCGTCTCAGACGCGACAGATTTTGAAGGCAACCCTGGCCTCTGTGTGGAGCGCGTCACTGCCGCCTCGTGCTCACGTCTGCAGCGTTCGCGGCGGCGAGACGACAAGACATGGACGATGCTGCTGTGGCTTGTGCCGGCCGTCAGCGCCGTGGTGGTGGCCATGGCCGTGTACCTTGGGCTAAAGTGGTGgcaggcggcgaggcggcggcctgCGGCTTGGAAGATGACGAGGTTCCAGAACCTGGACCTGGAAATGGACGACGTGCTCGGGTGCCTCAGGGAGGAGAACGTCGTCGGAAGGGGCGGCGCAGGCACCGTGTACCGCTGCGCGACACGCAGCGGCGCGGAGGTCGCCGTCAAGCGCCTCcggggccccggccgccgcgacCACGGCTTCCGGGCAGAGGTGGCCACGCTCGGCGGCGTCCGGCACCGCAACATCGTGCGGCTGCTCGGCTTCGCGTCGGGCGCGGAGGGGAGCCTGCTGCTGTACGAGTACATGCCGGCGGGGTCGCTGGGCACAGTCCTGCACGGCGAGCGCGGGGCGCTGCTGGGCTGGGGCGCCAGGCTCCGCGTCGCCACTGAGGCGGCGCGAGCGCTGTGCTACCTGCACCACGAGTGCAAGCCGAGGATCCTGCACCGCGACGTCAAGTCCAGCAACATTCTGCTGGACTCCGCGATGGAGGCGCACGTCGCCGACTTCGGCCTCGCCAAGTTCCTCCGCCGCGGCGCGTCCGGCTCCGGcgctgtggcggcggcggagtgcgTGTCGGTCGTCGCCGGCACGTACGGGTACATCGCCCCCGGTAAGAACGAACAATGCGTCTCAATGTGATCGTGGCGTTGGCATGCATCACAAGCGACGTCCACCTGACCATCTCCATCTTGTGTGCAGAGTACGCGTACACGCTGCGGGTGGACGAGAAGACGGACGTGTACAGCTTCGGCGTGGTGCTGCTGGAGCTGGTCACGGGGCGCCGCCCGCTCGGCGACTTCGGCGACGAGATCGACCTCGTCCACTGGG
Coding sequences within it:
- the LOC112884384 gene encoding leucine-rich repeat receptor-like kinase protein THICK TASSEL DWARF1; the encoded protein is MAQVRRNNLRPCIRLLLLPLLAVTAVSAGASPVTSGDLYALSKLKSSLLSRSARNSTSLADWDVATPPPPSSSPAASHHYCNFSGVTCDASGNRVVAINLTGVPLHGGVLPTEVSLLDALASLTVAACSLSGPIPASLASMPLLRHLNLSTNNISGFFPSGPEPYFPSAEVIDVYNNSLTGPLPPFGGGRLRHLHLGENYFSGGIPEEYGASKQLEHLGLNGNFLSGRVPPSLSRLKRLKEMYLGHDNVFDGGIPSEFGELEALISLDMAHCNLTGPITPELGRLTRLETLYLYSNNLVGEIPAELGNLKNLVNIDLSFNKLTGEIPASFAGLTRLKLLNLHGNELQGVIPEFVGELSQLEILQAWENNLTGELPANLGKNGRLLTLDVTDNRLTGAIPPGLCAGRRLQFLFLMRNKLSGPIPEDLGNCKTLAKVRLNSNFLNGSIPAGLLDLPMNSMLDLSDNLLSGELPKVIPSAGLGFLSGASNRLSGPVPPEIGHLKKLSLLNFSANALTAGVPGELSHCESLTVLDLSRNQLAGEIPTEITNLKVLTMLNLSRNSISGELPLEISKMIGLGVLDVSYNNLSGRVLQSQLQGVFAVSDATDFEGNPGLCVERVTAASCSRLQRSRRRDDKTWTMLLWLVPAVSAVVVAMAVYLGLKWWQAARRRPAAWKMTRFQNLDLEMDDVLGCLREENVVGRGGAGTVYRCATRSGAEVAVKRLRGPGRRDHGFRAEVATLGGVRHRNIVRLLGFASGAEGSLLLYEYMPAGSLGTVLHGERGALLGWGARLRVATEAARALCYLHHECKPRILHRDVKSSNILLDSAMEAHVADFGLAKFLRRGASGSGAVAAAECVSVVAGTYGYIAPEYAYTLRVDEKTDVYSFGVVLLELVTGRRPLGDFGDEIDLVHWARSAVPRPSDATAVLAVADPRLPPEPAGLIAGLFRVGISCVRESSQARPTMREVVHVLSSFVRPVADPSNSTSKVLGEVHFAGSG